The proteins below are encoded in one region of Elusimicrobiota bacterium:
- a CDS encoding methyltransferase domain-containing protein, whose translation MRSKDRKIDYSLKLCREVLGLPAFHFGYFDETRNRRETTHGTDTELTIDDLKQAQLKYTEKLLNYIPENVETILDVGCGTGISTEMLISKGLNVECLSPDLYNQQIITEKFKDAVKFHLIKFEEFSTDKKYNLVLMSESSQYISLKILFYKCKETLTKNGYILLSDYFRKEPTSYYRNCAVLSEFLEEAEKNNFKILKSEDITENILPTLSLGNYYYQHYAIPILESLISLANDELPKTTKIIKVLFKQKIYKQKKRIYEKYPEMLDTEQFRKNLKYMIYLFRKGRETNAE comes from the coding sequence ATGCGTTCCAAAGATAGAAAAATTGATTATTCACTGAAACTCTGCCGAGAGGTTTTAGGACTTCCAGCATTCCATTTCGGGTATTTTGATGAAACGCGGAACAGACGCGAAACGACACACGGAACAGACACGGAACTAACTATTGATGATTTGAAACAGGCACAGTTAAAATATACTGAAAAACTGTTAAATTATATTCCTGAAAATGTAGAAACAATTCTTGATGTCGGTTGCGGAACAGGGATTTCAACAGAGATGCTTATTTCAAAAGGGCTTAATGTTGAATGTTTAAGCCCTGACCTGTATAATCAACAAATAATTACTGAAAAGTTTAAAGATGCAGTTAAATTTCATCTTATAAAGTTTGAAGAGTTTTCTACTGATAAAAAATATAACCTTGTACTAATGAGTGAAAGTTCACAGTATATATCGCTGAAAATACTTTTTTACAAATGTAAAGAAACTTTAACTAAAAACGGCTATATTCTACTATCTGACTATTTCAGAAAAGAGCCAACCAGCTATTACAGAAACTGCGCTGTTTTATCGGAATTTCTTGAAGAAGCAGAAAAAAATAATTTCAAAATTTTGAAATCAGAAGATATTACTGAAAATATTCTGCCGACACTTTCACTGGGAAATTATTACTATCAACATTATGCGATTCCAATACTGGAATCGCTGATTTCATTAGCAAATGACGAACTCCCAAAAACAACTAAAATTATAAAAGTTCTGTTTAAACAAAAAATTTATAAACAGAAAAAACGGATATACGAAAAATATCCAGAAATGCTGGATACTGAACAATTCAGAAAGAACCTGAAATATATGATATACCTGTTCCGGAAAGGACGAGAAACAAACGCGGAATGA
- the acsB gene encoding acetyl-CoA decarbonylase/synthase complex subunit alpha/beta — protein sequence MSKIVATAAIKGAKKFVQEAEEFLNKAILEKSESQKVEFPDTAYYFPMAYALLGLEVKTLGELKPVLQEAKSLLHNEPTETIWLPYLGDALDSGIATLLAEEIIVGLRYLYKQEPQQDCNGFFSDTILRSLGIQLVDGRMPGFAAILGAVPDNKTAVEIVRELQKRNILIFVGSSTNGRSIIDQLKEEKVEMGWDNYIVPYGRDTVTGIYPLNWAIRAALTFGGLRAGEPLKCLKYCQNRVFAFGLALGTVDDEKYATGAGAINMGFPVIADTDIPEILPTGICTYEHLVKELDYKKIVPRCIEVRGVKVKVSEIPIPVAYSAAFEGERVRREQTYMEAGSKFSTAFEYVTTKNLDEIEDGKFEIIGVEIDDIKEDSAVPLAIYVEVAGRKMQKEFESIVERQIHTYLNEAQGVMHTGQRDLLWLRISKEAKSKGFKLKHLGTIIHARIHEIFGTIIDKVQVKIYTNQEDVEKLLPTAREAYKFRDERIGAMTDESVDTFYSCTLCQSFAPNHLCIVKPERLGLCGAYNWLDCKASFEINPTGPNQPVKKGTMLDEIRGEWQGINDWVKIKSNGHLERFHGYSIMTCPETSCGCFECIGAIVPEANGFMIVNREYSGMTPLGMTFSTLAGSVGGGNQTPGFMGFGRLYIISKKFIKADGGLKRIVWMPKELKEAISEKFKKRAEEENIPIFLDKIADETVATDTEKLLEFLQKVNHPALTMEPLL from the coding sequence ATGTCAAAAATTGTTGCTACCGCTGCTATAAAAGGCGCAAAAAAATTTGTTCAAGAAGCAGAAGAATTTTTAAACAAAGCAATTTTAGAAAAAAGCGAATCACAGAAAGTAGAATTCCCGGATACCGCATACTATTTCCCAATGGCGTATGCATTATTGGGTTTAGAAGTAAAAACGCTTGGTGAGTTAAAACCGGTTTTGCAAGAAGCAAAATCGCTTTTGCATAATGAGCCAACAGAAACTATATGGCTGCCTTATTTAGGTGATGCGTTAGATTCCGGTATCGCAACATTACTTGCTGAAGAAATTATCGTCGGGCTACGATATCTTTACAAACAGGAACCGCAACAGGATTGTAACGGCTTTTTTTCAGATACAATTTTAAGGTCACTTGGTATCCAGCTTGTTGATGGCAGGATGCCCGGGTTTGCCGCAATTTTAGGCGCTGTGCCTGATAACAAAACTGCGGTTGAAATAGTAAGAGAACTTCAAAAAAGAAATATTTTGATATTTGTTGGCTCGTCAACAAATGGACGCTCAATCATAGACCAGTTAAAAGAAGAAAAAGTTGAAATGGGCTGGGATAATTACATCGTTCCATATGGTAGAGACACAGTTACAGGAATTTATCCGCTAAACTGGGCGATAAGAGCTGCATTAACATTTGGTGGCTTGAGAGCTGGTGAGCCGTTGAAATGCTTGAAATACTGTCAGAACAGGGTCTTCGCATTCGGTTTAGCACTCGGCACTGTTGATGACGAAAAATATGCTACTGGCGCAGGTGCAATCAATATGGGTTTTCCTGTAATTGCAGATACAGATATTCCTGAAATTCTACCGACGGGCATCTGTACTTACGAGCATCTTGTCAAAGAACTGGATTACAAAAAAATTGTGCCACGCTGTATTGAGGTTCGTGGTGTAAAGGTAAAAGTTTCAGAGATACCAATCCCGGTTGCATATTCTGCAGCGTTTGAAGGTGAACGAGTAAGAAGAGAACAGACATATATGGAAGCAGGTAGTAAATTCTCTACTGCGTTTGAATATGTGACAACAAAAAATTTGGACGAAATTGAGGATGGTAAATTTGAAATTATAGGTGTTGAAATTGACGATATAAAAGAAGATTCTGCAGTACCACTTGCGATTTATGTAGAAGTTGCCGGTAGAAAAATGCAGAAAGAGTTTGAATCAATTGTTGAACGCCAGATTCATACATATCTGAATGAAGCACAAGGTGTGATGCATACAGGTCAGAGGGATTTGCTCTGGCTTAGAATCTCCAAAGAGGCGAAATCAAAGGGCTTTAAGTTGAAACATCTTGGCACAATTATTCATGCTCGGATTCACGAGATATTCGGTACTATTATTGATAAGGTTCAAGTTAAAATTTATACAAACCAAGAGGATGTAGAAAAACTGTTGCCAACTGCCCGTGAAGCGTATAAATTCCGCGATGAACGGATTGGTGCGATGACGGATGAATCGGTTGACACATTTTATTCCTGTACACTCTGTCAGTCGTTTGCACCAAATCATTTGTGTATTGTGAAACCGGAACGACTGGGCTTGTGCGGTGCGTATAACTGGCTTGATTGCAAGGCGTCGTTTGAAATAAATCCAACCGGACCTAATCAGCCGGTAAAAAAAGGTACGATGTTAGACGAAATAAGAGGCGAGTGGCAGGGCATCAATGACTGGGTAAAAATAAAATCAAACGGTCATTTAGAACGGTTTCACGGATATTCTATTATGACCTGCCCTGAAACCAGTTGCGGCTGTTTTGAATGTATAGGCGCAATTGTTCCTGAGGCAAACGGATTTATGATTGTCAACCGCGAGTATTCGGGCATGACACCACTTGGTATGACATTTTCTACACTTGCTGGTTCAGTTGGTGGCGGCAACCAAACGCCTGGATTTATGGGTTTCGGTCGGCTCTATATCATATCAAAAAAGTTTATCAAAGCAGATGGCGGACTGAAAAGAATCGTATGGATGCCGAAAGAGTTAAAAGAGGCGATTTCTGAAAAATTTAAAAAACGTGCTGAAGAAGAAAACATACCAATTTTTCTTGATAAAATCGCCGACGAAACTGTTGCAACTGATACCGAAAAACTTCTTGAGTTCTTGCAAAAAGTAAATCATCCTGCACTTACAATGGAACCACTGTTATAA
- a CDS encoding endonuclease Q family protein, whose amino-acid sequence MKLIADLHIHSKYSRATSGDMDIPNIAKWAKLKGIALMGTGDFTHPKWLEHLKENLKETDGCYEHNSIKFILTAEVSNIYTRTDKTRKVHNIIFAPDFETVEKINTELAGFGNLESDGRPMLSLDSEDLAKIVFDISDDCMIIPAHAWTPHFSVFGSNSGFNSLEECFGYYTDRIYSIETGLSSDPKMNWRLSQLDKITLISNSDAHSPKNIGREANVFDVTNYTNLYEQITRIIRTKDKDKFLYTIEFFPEEGKYHYDGHRNCDTVLAPKDAIKNHNLCPNCERRLTIGVLHRVEELADREENFQPVNAIGYKSLIPLREIIADALDIGKESAGVDKEYQQITSQVGTEFDVLLEIPEEILQKNIRTEIAEGIIKVRNGEVDIQAGYDGVYGKISIRKDKKQEQLSLF is encoded by the coding sequence ATGAAACTTATTGCAGATTTGCATATTCACTCTAAATACTCTCGTGCAACAAGCGGTGATATGGATATTCCTAACATCGCTAAGTGGGCAAAACTTAAAGGGATTGCACTTATGGGGACAGGCGATTTTACTCATCCTAAATGGCTTGAACATCTGAAAGAAAACTTAAAAGAAACCGATGGTTGCTATGAACACAACAGCATAAAATTTATTCTGACAGCAGAAGTTTCAAATATCTATACAAGAACCGATAAAACACGGAAGGTGCATAATATAATTTTTGCGCCTGATTTTGAAACAGTTGAAAAAATCAATACTGAACTTGCTGGATTTGGCAACCTTGAGTCAGATGGCAGACCTATGCTTTCGCTTGATTCCGAAGATCTTGCAAAAATTGTGTTTGATATTTCAGATGACTGTATGATAATTCCTGCACATGCCTGGACACCACATTTTTCTGTATTCGGGTCTAATTCCGGATTTAACTCTTTAGAAGAATGTTTTGGCTATTATACTGATAGAATCTACTCTATTGAAACAGGGCTTTCATCTGACCCGAAAATGAACTGGCGGCTTTCACAACTTGATAAAATTACACTCATCTCAAATTCAGATGCGCACTCACCAAAAAATATTGGACGCGAAGCGAATGTATTTGATGTCACGAATTATACGAATTTATACGAACAAATTACCCGAATTATTAGAACAAAGGATAAAGACAAGTTTCTCTATACAATAGAGTTTTTTCCGGAAGAAGGAAAATATCATTATGATGGACACAGGAATTGCGATACTGTGCTTGCACCTAAAGATGCGATAAAAAATCATAATCTCTGCCCGAATTGTGAGAGACGGCTTACAATTGGTGTTTTACATCGTGTAGAAGAACTTGCAGATAGAGAGGAAAATTTTCAGCCAGTAAATGCTATCGGCTACAAAAGTTTGATTCCATTAAGAGAGATTATTGCTGATGCGTTAGATATTGGGAAGGAATCCGCAGGTGTTGATAAAGAATATCAACAGATAACATCACAGGTTGGAACTGAGTTTGATGTGCTTTTAGAAATTCCAGAAGAAATTTTACAAAAAAATATCAGAACGGAAATTGCCGAAGGCATTATTAAGGTTAGAAATGGTGAGGTTGATATACAGGCGGGTTACGATGGTGTATATGGTAAAATTTCAATAAGAAAAGATAAAAAACAAGAACAACTTTCATTGTTTTAA
- a CDS encoding 4Fe-4S dicluster domain-containing protein: protein MKYLNIDVTKCSGCRMCELACSFIKEKKIVPNLARINVVADFGKGLSIPIVCMQCENAPCINICPTKALSKNFVTGAVIVSNKKCIGCKLCTTVCPYGAIVFIPEKKYVVKCDLCDGEPTCVKFCCTGALRYDESIKTKMLKKREVAERMIQILGEIH, encoded by the coding sequence ATGAAATATCTTAATATTGATGTAACAAAATGTTCGGGTTGCCGGATGTGTGAACTTGCCTGCTCATTTATTAAAGAAAAAAAAATTGTTCCTAATCTTGCCAGAATAAATGTGGTTGCTGATTTTGGAAAAGGGCTTTCTATACCGATTGTATGTATGCAATGCGAGAATGCGCCTTGTATAAATATCTGTCCAACAAAAGCGCTCTCAAAAAATTTTGTAACCGGTGCTGTTATCGTCTCAAATAAAAAATGTATCGGCTGTAAACTTTGCACAACCGTGTGTCCTTACGGTGCGATTGTTTTTATTCCTGAAAAAAAATATGTTGTAAAATGTGACCTGTGTGATGGTGAACCAACCTGTGTAAAATTTTGCTGTACAGGTGCGTTAAGATATGACGAATCTATAAAAACAAAAATGCTAAAAAAACGGGAAGTTGCAGAAAGAATGATACAGATACTTGGCGAAATTCATTAA
- a CDS encoding 4Fe-4S dicluster domain-containing protein, giving the protein MKILVTNPEKCSGCRICEITCSYFHEQIFNPAKARIQIVSNKKEAIFYPLICEQCEKAPCSEVCPVKAISKNDETGAWVVDVKKCIGCKMCVQACPAGIMNFDSDAGVSMKCDLCSGDTQCVKYCPMGAIEYIDESKISLKRKSWVGKKILATVSESK; this is encoded by the coding sequence ATGAAAATTTTAGTTACTAATCCGGAAAAATGTTCAGGTTGTCGAATATGCGAAATCACTTGCTCCTATTTTCACGAGCAAATTTTTAATCCAGCCAAAGCACGAATCCAAATTGTCTCAAACAAAAAGGAAGCGATTTTTTATCCGCTGATTTGCGAGCAATGTGAAAAAGCACCCTGTAGTGAGGTTTGTCCTGTAAAAGCGATTTCTAAAAATGACGAAACAGGCGCATGGGTTGTGGATGTGAAAAAATGTATCGGCTGTAAAATGTGTGTTCAGGCATGCCCTGCTGGAATTATGAATTTTGATAGTGATGCTGGAGTTTCTATGAAATGTGATTTATGTTCTGGTGATACGCAATGTGTCAAATACTGCCCGATGGGTGCGATTGAATATATTGACGAAAGTAAAATCAGCTTAAAGCGAAAAAGTTGGGTTGGCAAAAAAATTCTAGCAACAGTCAGTGAAAGCAAATAG
- a CDS encoding aldehyde ferredoxin oxidoreductase family protein: protein MLYGYAGKYLRIDLTKNKIEIKETSEKLVRKYLGGVGLGVRILWDELDPRTQPLSPENKIIFLTGPLTGTLFPPSGRYEVVSRSPQTGWWAHSSAGGFFGPEMKYAGYDYIIIQGKAKQPVYIHIDNDSIQIKNAKHLWGKNVVETTDTICEELGDTDIKVACIGQAGENLVKYACIMSDYFRAAGRTGMGCILGSKNLKAIAIRGTKGLKIADNKKFVSVVEDAFKRHTPKGKYWEHVNAMRIYGSFALTDWENAIGRLPTKNHWTGYFENAEETIGMKPMRERHYKKHASCFSCGIQCKYASTIKEGKYAGSESEGPEYETVEAFTSNFLSTDTNSLIEANRLCNIYGLDTISAGHTISFAFECFEKGILTEKDTGGRKLIWGNDEMDTVIELLHSIATRKDKFASLLAEGSAFAAKQIGGAAYRCAIHVNNLEASGQDGRPHKSLGLTYAINVRGADHLTSLSSLDELGYKEALQERFGKKNVKILADRWDERLKGYLVSDCENLYAITDSLLVCKYGTMWPPIYYWQDMGRIISYLTGFNEYESIKKLKKLARRICHLRRCFNVRLGWSKKNDCLHPRFTEEPMPTGPAKGQVVHLEPMLKEYYEVRQYDWKTGLPTRAELEDVGLEDIASELKKRGKLVEKYKGKPKDPLNVLK from the coding sequence ATGCTTTACGGTTATGCCGGGAAATATCTGAGGATTGATTTAACAAAAAACAAAATTGAAATAAAAGAAACTTCAGAAAAACTGGTCCGAAAATATCTTGGTGGTGTCGGGCTTGGCGTACGAATTTTATGGGACGAGTTAGACCCCAGAACACAGCCGCTTTCACCTGAAAACAAAATCATTTTTCTTACCGGACCGCTTACCGGTACACTTTTCCCACCATCAGGCAGATATGAAGTAGTATCTCGCTCGCCACAGACAGGTTGGTGGGCACATTCGTCGGCAGGTGGTTTTTTTGGTCCGGAAATGAAATATGCAGGTTATGATTATATAATTATTCAAGGGAAGGCAAAACAGCCTGTTTATATTCACATAGATAATGATTCAATCCAGATAAAAAATGCGAAGCATCTCTGGGGCAAAAATGTTGTTGAAACCACAGATACAATCTGTGAAGAACTCGGCGATACCGATATAAAAGTTGCCTGTATTGGTCAGGCAGGCGAAAATCTGGTAAAATACGCATGTATAATGAGTGATTATTTTCGTGCAGCAGGCAGAACTGGAATGGGCTGTATTCTGGGTTCAAAAAATCTGAAAGCGATTGCTATAAGAGGCACAAAAGGACTTAAAATCGCAGATAATAAAAAATTCGTTTCAGTTGTAGAAGATGCTTTTAAGCGACATACACCAAAAGGAAAGTATTGGGAACATGTCAATGCGATGCGAATCTACGGTTCGTTTGCACTAACTGACTGGGAGAATGCAATCGGTCGGCTACCGACGAAAAATCACTGGACTGGCTATTTTGAGAATGCTGAAGAAACAATCGGGATGAAACCGATGAGAGAGCGGCATTACAAAAAGCATGCCTCATGTTTCAGTTGCGGGATTCAATGCAAGTATGCATCCACTATTAAAGAAGGTAAGTATGCTGGTAGTGAATCAGAAGGTCCTGAATATGAGACGGTAGAAGCATTCACATCCAACTTTTTATCAACTGATACCAATTCTCTGATTGAAGCAAATCGGCTCTGTAACATTTACGGGCTTGATACAATTTCTGCAGGACATACAATTTCATTTGCGTTTGAATGTTTTGAAAAAGGGATACTGACCGAGAAAGATACCGGCGGCAGAAAACTTATCTGGGGAAATGACGAAATGGATACAGTGATAGAACTGCTGCATTCAATTGCTACAAGAAAAGACAAATTCGCATCACTACTTGCAGAAGGTTCTGCTTTTGCTGCAAAACAAATTGGAGGTGCTGCATATCGCTGTGCAATTCATGTGAATAATTTAGAAGCTTCCGGCCAGGATGGTCGTCCTCATAAATCACTCGGGTTAACATATGCAATAAATGTCAGAGGTGCCGACCATTTAACATCGCTTTCGTCTTTAGATGAACTTGGATATAAAGAAGCGTTACAAGAAAGGTTTGGCAAAAAAAATGTAAAAATACTTGCAGACCGCTGGGATGAACGATTGAAGGGTTATCTTGTTAGTGATTGTGAAAATCTTTATGCGATTACTGATTCACTGCTTGTGTGTAAATATGGCACAATGTGGCCACCGATATATTACTGGCAGGATATGGGCAGAATAATTTCATACCTTACAGGTTTCAACGAATATGAAAGTATAAAAAAATTAAAAAAATTAGCCCGACGAATCTGCCATCTGCGTCGGTGTTTTAATGTGCGGTTAGGCTGGAGTAAAAAAAATGATTGTCTGCATCCACGCTTTACTGAAGAACCGATGCCAACAGGACCTGCGAAAGGACAGGTTGTTCATTTAGAGCCAATGCTGAAAGAGTATTACGAAGTAAGACAGTATGATTGGAAAACAGGGCTACCTACGAGAGCAGAACTTGAAGATGTCGGGCTTGAAGATATCGCCAGTGAATTAAAAAAGCGTGGCAAACTTGTTGAAAAATATAAAGGCAAACCTAAAGACCCACTGAATGTTTTAAAATGA
- the ssnA gene encoding putative aminohydrolase SsnA yields the protein MLTLLCNGTVITQSEIIENGGVLFEDGIIKDVGRTDDVRAKVFRTSQDKIHLKIVDAKRKIILPGFINTHHHLYSTFARGMYIPGTPAKNFVEILEKLWWKLDKILTAEDIYYSALIPLIECVKNGTTTIIDHHESQGFQIGSLDGIQKAVEKIGIRACLCFGTSDRYGKGKEGLKENERFFSQLLTLNSQLISGMVGLHAAFTVNNDTLEKSVELAKKYNVGIHIHCAEDLADENDSVKKYKIQVVERLKKFGVLGQKTLLAHCIHINEKETKIIKDTGTNVVHNPESNMNNAVGCADVLGMLKKGIIVGLGTDGMSSNMLSQMRCAYLIHRHNKKDPRVAFCEAPRLLLENNPKIVEKICGWRVGKIETGRPADLVVLDYVPPTPLTKDNFLGHLIFGMVDATVDTVICNGKTLMKDKKLEGINEELICEKSRELAKTFWEKIISI from the coding sequence ATGCTTACTTTGTTATGTAATGGAACGGTTATTACACAGTCTGAAATAATTGAGAATGGTGGGGTTTTGTTTGAAGATGGAATCATCAAAGATGTTGGTAGAACCGACGATGTAAGAGCAAAGGTATTCAGAACTTCACAGGATAAAATTCATCTGAAAATAGTTGATGCTAAAAGAAAGATAATTCTGCCGGGTTTTATAAATACACATCATCATTTGTATTCAACTTTTGCGCGTGGGATGTATATTCCGGGAACACCTGCTAAAAATTTTGTTGAGATATTAGAAAAACTCTGGTGGAAACTTGATAAAATTTTGACTGCAGAAGATATTTATTATTCAGCGCTTATTCCACTGATTGAATGTGTAAAAAACGGCACAACAACAATAATTGACCATCATGAATCGCAGGGTTTTCAGATAGGTTCGCTTGATGGGATACAAAAAGCAGTAGAAAAAATCGGTATCCGTGCGTGCCTATGTTTTGGTACTTCAGACCGTTATGGTAAAGGCAAAGAAGGTTTGAAAGAAAACGAAAGATTTTTCTCTCAACTCTTAACTCTAAACTCTCAACTTATTTCTGGCATGGTCGGGCTTCATGCTGCATTTACCGTCAACAATGATACACTTGAGAAATCAGTTGAATTGGCAAAAAAATATAATGTCGGGATACATATCCATTGTGCGGAAGATTTAGCAGACGAGAACGATTCTGTAAAAAAATACAAAATACAGGTTGTTGAACGATTAAAAAAATTCGGTGTGCTTGGTCAGAAAACATTGCTTGCACATTGTATTCATATAAACGAAAAAGAAACAAAAATTATAAAAGATACTGGCACGAATGTGGTTCATAATCCAGAAAGTAATATGAACAATGCGGTTGGTTGTGCGGATGTTTTAGGTATGTTAAAAAAAGGTATTATTGTCGGGCTTGGAACTGATGGTATGTCATCCAATATGCTTTCCCAGATGCGTTGTGCCTATCTGATTCACAGACATAACAAAAAAGACCCGCGGGTTGCTTTTTGTGAAGCGCCACGATTACTTTTAGAAAACAATCCTAAAATTGTAGAGAAGATATGTGGCTGGCGTGTTGGTAAAATTGAAACTGGCCGACCTGCCGATTTGGTTGTGCTTGACTATGTTCCACCGACACCGTTGACAAAAGATAATTTTCTTGGGCATTTAATTTTTGGGATGGTTGATGCAACGGTTGATACTGTAATCTGTAATGGTAAGACCCTGATGAAAGATAAAAAATTAGAAGGTATAAATGAAGAGTTGATTTGCGAAAAATCGCGCGAGCTCGCAAAAACATTCTGGGAAAAAATCATTTCAATCTGA
- a CDS encoding tetratricopeptide repeat protein, with protein MKNVTQVKVAGINKKIVDICTKIMLYLPPIFYFSMAVAFYLKTYDSCQIKITICQIGGTILIAVFLIKIIELWKNPFPKGSFHLLLSPTLILVWSIFSASISPLKNWFGTQDEFTRRIFYIFLFYIIVSEFRDEKSQKRLINWWLAGAFISVFYGIVQFFDRFYPPNPAVGLDPFIWRRAFGSRIFSTFGNPNFYGDFLLVVAPVILSYAVQKFSKLLILFYIMTVFCIIFTYSKAVWIGYSGGVIAFSFFAVAFLSHGRKETIRKILLGMSLAVFSAMVLGVTYFTMQRIDSVRFRTNTWLGCWEMFNRSPHPESYLYARSPLKWKSPVRKTLHPLIGTGIGSFKAVYPAYRRPEIIQLEGRSNTESDHPENEFLEVLYDEGIIGFGFFILLIMTFITAAIKRLKAIQPQQKFIIHGLIGFSSGLISQLVHNTMCVSMRFVSEGVVFWLALGMIGIFSLPQITNPKTGNINHSQKPKFMSAVQIGIVIIAIYFIKYFYGFFLADMHHNIAIFHSKRGEWDAALANYDIVIKYSPDYVMTHYFKGNVYNDRWAAGDPERCIQKYQDVIKLAPNYVQIFMQMGTVYSKMGKWAEAIESFRKYQKLDPVFERAYPSLGMAYAQIGHWKEAENTFKRYIARNNWYYYYDWLVTNNMKDYNTNVKTHILKPDVWLGLGNVYYAQKKFFSAETMYKKILKDIDPNNTEALRNLAILYERTGRQQQSQKILNRIMKNNPATIPHSQ; from the coding sequence ATGAAAAATGTTACGCAGGTAAAAGTTGCTGGTATTAACAAAAAAATTGTTGATATTTGTACGAAGATAATGCTATATTTGCCGCCGATTTTTTATTTTTCAATGGCGGTTGCGTTTTACTTAAAAACATATGATTCCTGCCAGATAAAAATCACCATCTGCCAGATTGGTGGCACGATTCTGATTGCTGTTTTTCTTATAAAAATTATTGAGTTATGGAAAAACCCGTTCCCTAAAGGTTCATTTCATTTACTTCTATCGCCTACACTTATTCTGGTATGGTCTATTTTTTCGGCGTCAATTTCACCATTAAAAAACTGGTTTGGCACACAGGATGAATTCACCCGCCGTATTTTTTATATTTTTCTGTTTTACATAATAGTTTCAGAATTCAGAGATGAAAAAAGCCAGAAACGGCTTATCAACTGGTGGCTTGCTGGTGCATTTATATCGGTATTTTACGGTATTGTGCAGTTTTTTGACCGATTTTATCCACCTAATCCTGCAGTTGGACTTGACCCGTTTATATGGCGGCGTGCGTTTGGTAGCAGAATCTTTTCTACTTTTGGGAATCCTAACTTTTATGGTGATTTCCTGCTTGTTGTGGCGCCTGTGATTCTTTCATATGCTGTCCAAAAATTTTCTAAATTGTTAATACTGTTTTATATTATGACTGTATTCTGTATCATTTTTACATATTCAAAAGCGGTTTGGATTGGTTATTCTGGTGGTGTGATTGCATTCTCATTTTTTGCAGTTGCATTTCTATCACACGGCAGAAAGGAAACAATCCGAAAAATTCTGTTGGGGATGTCACTTGCTGTTTTTTCTGCGATGGTTTTAGGTGTTACATATTTTACTATGCAGCGGATAGATTCTGTAAGATTTAGAACCAATACTTGGTTGGGATGCTGGGAGATGTTTAACAGATCTCCGCATCCGGAGTCCTATCTGTATGCTCGTTCACCACTCAAATGGAAAAGCCCAGTAAGAAAAACACTCCATCCATTGATAGGCACAGGTATCGGTTCATTCAAAGCGGTTTATCCCGCGTATAGAAGGCCTGAAATAATCCAGTTAGAAGGTCGCTCAAACACAGAAAGCGACCATCCTGAAAACGAATTTTTAGAAGTGCTGTATGATGAAGGGATTATCGGATTTGGATTTTTTATACTGTTGATAATGACATTCATAACTGCTGCAATAAAACGATTAAAAGCGATTCAGCCACAACAGAAATTTATTATACACGGACTGATTGGTTTTTCGTCGGGACTTATTTCTCAACTTGTTCATAATACTATGTGTGTCAGTATGCGATTTGTTTCTGAAGGTGTTGTGTTCTGGCTTGCGTTAGGAATGATTGGTATATTTTCTCTACCACAAATCACAAATCCAAAAACAGGCAACATTAATCATTCCCAAAAACCAAAGTTTATGTCGGCTGTACAAATTGGAATTGTAATTATCGCTATTTATTTTATAAAATATTTTTATGGTTTCTTTCTTGCGGATATGCACCATAACATAGCAATTTTTCATTCTAAACGAGGCGAATGGGATGCCGCACTTGCCAATTACGATATTGTTATAAAATACAGTCCTGACTATGTGATGACCCATTATTTCAAAGGGAATGTGTATAACGACCGATGGGCAGCAGGCGACCCGGAACGATGTATCCAGAAATACCAGGATGTAATAAAACTGGCGCCGAATTATGTTCAGATTTTTATGCAGATGGGAACCGTTTATTCCAAAATGGGTAAATGGGCAGAAGCAATAGAATCATTCAGAAAATACCAGAAATTAGACCCTGTTTTTGAACGGGCATATCCTTCGTTAGGTATGGCATATGCACAAATCGGGCATTGGAAAGAAGCCGAGAATACATTTAAACGATATATTGCCCGAAATAACTGGTATTACTACTATGATTGGCTTGTGACTAACAATATGAAAGATTATAATACAAATGTTAAAACACATATCTTAAAGCCAGATGTATGGCTTGGGCTTGGCAATGTCTACTATGCCCAGAAGAAATTTTTTTCTGCAGAGACAATGTACAAAAAAATCTTGAAAGATATTGACCCGAATAATACAGAAGCACTCCGAAATCTTGCAATACTTTACGAGAGAACAGGCAGGCAGCAACAATCACAAAAAATCTTGAATCGTATTATGAAAAATAATCCAGCCACAATCCCGCATAGCCAATAA